The Cucumis melo cultivar AY chromosome 5, USDA_Cmelo_AY_1.0, whole genome shotgun sequence genome has a segment encoding these proteins:
- the LOC103498063 gene encoding 2-oxoglutarate-Fe(II) type oxidoreductase hxnY isoform X2, whose amino-acid sequence MENLTESAPNPEFLALNCIDLSSSDVNLSVSLLKQACLDTGFFYIVNHGITEEFMDEVFAQSKRLFDLPLSDKMKLLRNENHRGYTPILDELLDPENQIRGDYKEGYYIGIEGKNPGDDSDGERQFYGPNVLPAEDLLPGWSKIMKKFHTQALEVARVVARLIAIALGLEKDFFDKPEMLGEPIAILRLLHYEGQISDPAKGIFGAGAHTDYGLITLLATDENLGLQICKDKDAKPQIWKYVAPLKGAFVVNLGDMLERWSNCIFKSTLHRVLITGQDRYSIAFFVEPNPDCLVECLPTCKSDENPPKFLPIRCGTYLSQRYKDTHVDLETYKK is encoded by the exons ATGGAAAATCTGACAGAAAGCGCTCCGAATCCAGAATTCTTAGCTCTCAACTGTATCGACCTTTCGAGTTCAGATGTTAATTTATCGGTTTCGTTACTCAAACAG GCCTGTTTAGATACCGGATTCTTTTACATTGTGAATCATGGAATAACGGAGGAATTCATGGATGAGGTTTTTGCTCAGAGCAAAAGGCTTTTCGATTTGCCACTGAGTGATAAAATGAAGCTTCTGAGAAACGAGAATCATAGAGGCTACACTCCTATTCTCGATGAATTGCTTGATCCTGAAAATCAAATTCGAG GAGATTACAAAGAGGGGTATTATATAGGAATTGAGGGAAAAAATCCTGGAGATGATTCAGATGGAGAAAGGCAATTTTATGGTCCAAATGTATTGCCTGCAGAAG ATTTGTTACCTGGTTGGAGCAAGATCATGAAGAAGTTTCATACACAAGCACT AGAGGTTGCAAGAGTAGTTGCAAGGCTCATTGCTATTGCACTTGGTCTTGAGAAAGATTTTTTTGACAAGCCCGAAATGCTCGGCGAGCCTATTGCAATCTTGCGCTTGTTACACTATGAAG GCCAGATTTCTGACCCTGCAAAAGGAATATTTGGAGCTGGAGCTCATACAGACTATGGTTTAATCACACTATTGGCGACAGATGAGAACCTTGGTCTCCAA ATTTGCAAGGATAAAGATGCTAAACCTCAAATATGGAAATATGTAGCACCACTCAAAGG AGCTTTTGTGGTGAACCTTGGAGACATGCTTGAGCGCTGGAGCAACTGCATATTCAA GTCCACATTACATAGAGTTCTCATTACTGGTCAAGATAGATACTCT ATTGCATTTTTTGTGGAACCTAATCCAGATTGTCTTGTCGAATGTTTGCCAACCTGCAAGTCAGACGAAAACCCTCCCAA GTTTCTTCCAATTCGATGTGGTACGTATTTGAGCCAGCGTTACAAAGATACTCATGTTGATCTAGAAACTTACAAAAAATAA
- the LOC103498063 gene encoding 2-oxoglutarate-Fe(II) type oxidoreductase hxnY isoform X1 translates to MENLTESAPNPEFLALNCIDLSSSDVNLSVSLLKQACLDTGFFYIVNHGITEEFMDEVFAQSKRLFDLPLSDKMKLLRNENHRGYTPILDELLDPENQIRVGDYKEGYYIGIEGKNPGDDSDGERQFYGPNVLPAEDLLPGWSKIMKKFHTQALEVARVVARLIAIALGLEKDFFDKPEMLGEPIAILRLLHYEGQISDPAKGIFGAGAHTDYGLITLLATDENLGLQICKDKDAKPQIWKYVAPLKGAFVVNLGDMLERWSNCIFKSTLHRVLITGQDRYSIAFFVEPNPDCLVECLPTCKSDENPPKFLPIRCGTYLSQRYKDTHVDLETYKK, encoded by the exons ATGGAAAATCTGACAGAAAGCGCTCCGAATCCAGAATTCTTAGCTCTCAACTGTATCGACCTTTCGAGTTCAGATGTTAATTTATCGGTTTCGTTACTCAAACAG GCCTGTTTAGATACCGGATTCTTTTACATTGTGAATCATGGAATAACGGAGGAATTCATGGATGAGGTTTTTGCTCAGAGCAAAAGGCTTTTCGATTTGCCACTGAGTGATAAAATGAAGCTTCTGAGAAACGAGAATCATAGAGGCTACACTCCTATTCTCGATGAATTGCTTGATCCTGAAAATCAAATTCGAG taGGAGATTACAAAGAGGGGTATTATATAGGAATTGAGGGAAAAAATCCTGGAGATGATTCAGATGGAGAAAGGCAATTTTATGGTCCAAATGTATTGCCTGCAGAAG ATTTGTTACCTGGTTGGAGCAAGATCATGAAGAAGTTTCATACACAAGCACT AGAGGTTGCAAGAGTAGTTGCAAGGCTCATTGCTATTGCACTTGGTCTTGAGAAAGATTTTTTTGACAAGCCCGAAATGCTCGGCGAGCCTATTGCAATCTTGCGCTTGTTACACTATGAAG GCCAGATTTCTGACCCTGCAAAAGGAATATTTGGAGCTGGAGCTCATACAGACTATGGTTTAATCACACTATTGGCGACAGATGAGAACCTTGGTCTCCAA ATTTGCAAGGATAAAGATGCTAAACCTCAAATATGGAAATATGTAGCACCACTCAAAGG AGCTTTTGTGGTGAACCTTGGAGACATGCTTGAGCGCTGGAGCAACTGCATATTCAA GTCCACATTACATAGAGTTCTCATTACTGGTCAAGATAGATACTCT ATTGCATTTTTTGTGGAACCTAATCCAGATTGTCTTGTCGAATGTTTGCCAACCTGCAAGTCAGACGAAAACCCTCCCAA GTTTCTTCCAATTCGATGTGGTACGTATTTGAGCCAGCGTTACAAAGATACTCATGTTGATCTAGAAACTTACAAAAAATAA
- the LOC103498063 gene encoding 2-oxoglutarate-Fe(II) type oxidoreductase hxnY isoform X4 encodes MENLTESAPNPEFLALNCIDLSSSDVNLSVSLLKQACLDTGFFYIVNHGITEEFMDEVFAQSKRLFDLPLSDKMKLLRNENHRGYTPILDELLDPENQIRGDYKEGYYIGIEGKNPGDDSDGERQFYGPNVLPAEDLLPGWSKIMKKFHTQALEVARVVARLIAIALGLEKDFFDKPEMLGEPIAILRLLHYEGQISDPAKGIFGAGAHTDYGLITLLATDENLGLQICKDKDAKPQIWKYVAPLKGAFVVNLGDMLERWSNCIFKSTLHRVLITGQDRYSIAFFVEPNPDCLVECLPTCKSDENPPKPCFLFSYWCVIEAIASSPR; translated from the exons ATGGAAAATCTGACAGAAAGCGCTCCGAATCCAGAATTCTTAGCTCTCAACTGTATCGACCTTTCGAGTTCAGATGTTAATTTATCGGTTTCGTTACTCAAACAG GCCTGTTTAGATACCGGATTCTTTTACATTGTGAATCATGGAATAACGGAGGAATTCATGGATGAGGTTTTTGCTCAGAGCAAAAGGCTTTTCGATTTGCCACTGAGTGATAAAATGAAGCTTCTGAGAAACGAGAATCATAGAGGCTACACTCCTATTCTCGATGAATTGCTTGATCCTGAAAATCAAATTCGAG GAGATTACAAAGAGGGGTATTATATAGGAATTGAGGGAAAAAATCCTGGAGATGATTCAGATGGAGAAAGGCAATTTTATGGTCCAAATGTATTGCCTGCAGAAG ATTTGTTACCTGGTTGGAGCAAGATCATGAAGAAGTTTCATACACAAGCACT AGAGGTTGCAAGAGTAGTTGCAAGGCTCATTGCTATTGCACTTGGTCTTGAGAAAGATTTTTTTGACAAGCCCGAAATGCTCGGCGAGCCTATTGCAATCTTGCGCTTGTTACACTATGAAG GCCAGATTTCTGACCCTGCAAAAGGAATATTTGGAGCTGGAGCTCATACAGACTATGGTTTAATCACACTATTGGCGACAGATGAGAACCTTGGTCTCCAA ATTTGCAAGGATAAAGATGCTAAACCTCAAATATGGAAATATGTAGCACCACTCAAAGG AGCTTTTGTGGTGAACCTTGGAGACATGCTTGAGCGCTGGAGCAACTGCATATTCAA GTCCACATTACATAGAGTTCTCATTACTGGTCAAGATAGATACTCT ATTGCATTTTTTGTGGAACCTAATCCAGATTGTCTTGTCGAATGTTTGCCAACCTGCAAGTCAGACGAAAACCCTCCCAA gCCTTGTTTCCTCTTTAGTTATTGGTGTGTTATTGAGGCCATTGCCTCTAGCCCGAGGTGA
- the LOC103498063 gene encoding 2-oxoglutarate-Fe(II) type oxidoreductase hxnY isoform X3 — translation MENLTESAPNPEFLALNCIDLSSSDVNLSVSLLKQACLDTGFFYIVNHGITEEFMDEVFAQSKRLFDLPLSDKMKLLRNENHRGYTPILDELLDPENQIRVGDYKEGYYIGIEGKNPGDDSDGERQFYGPNVLPAEDLLPGWSKIMKKFHTQALEVARVVARLIAIALGLEKDFFDKPEMLGEPIAILRLLHYEGQISDPAKGIFGAGAHTDYGLITLLATDENLGLQICKDKDAKPQIWKYVAPLKGAFVVNLGDMLERWSNCIFKSTLHRVLITGQDRYSIAFFVEPNPDCLVECLPTCKSDENPPKPCFLFSYWCVIEAIASSPR, via the exons ATGGAAAATCTGACAGAAAGCGCTCCGAATCCAGAATTCTTAGCTCTCAACTGTATCGACCTTTCGAGTTCAGATGTTAATTTATCGGTTTCGTTACTCAAACAG GCCTGTTTAGATACCGGATTCTTTTACATTGTGAATCATGGAATAACGGAGGAATTCATGGATGAGGTTTTTGCTCAGAGCAAAAGGCTTTTCGATTTGCCACTGAGTGATAAAATGAAGCTTCTGAGAAACGAGAATCATAGAGGCTACACTCCTATTCTCGATGAATTGCTTGATCCTGAAAATCAAATTCGAG taGGAGATTACAAAGAGGGGTATTATATAGGAATTGAGGGAAAAAATCCTGGAGATGATTCAGATGGAGAAAGGCAATTTTATGGTCCAAATGTATTGCCTGCAGAAG ATTTGTTACCTGGTTGGAGCAAGATCATGAAGAAGTTTCATACACAAGCACT AGAGGTTGCAAGAGTAGTTGCAAGGCTCATTGCTATTGCACTTGGTCTTGAGAAAGATTTTTTTGACAAGCCCGAAATGCTCGGCGAGCCTATTGCAATCTTGCGCTTGTTACACTATGAAG GCCAGATTTCTGACCCTGCAAAAGGAATATTTGGAGCTGGAGCTCATACAGACTATGGTTTAATCACACTATTGGCGACAGATGAGAACCTTGGTCTCCAA ATTTGCAAGGATAAAGATGCTAAACCTCAAATATGGAAATATGTAGCACCACTCAAAGG AGCTTTTGTGGTGAACCTTGGAGACATGCTTGAGCGCTGGAGCAACTGCATATTCAA GTCCACATTACATAGAGTTCTCATTACTGGTCAAGATAGATACTCT ATTGCATTTTTTGTGGAACCTAATCCAGATTGTCTTGTCGAATGTTTGCCAACCTGCAAGTCAGACGAAAACCCTCCCAA gCCTTGTTTCCTCTTTAGTTATTGGTGTGTTATTGAGGCCATTGCCTCTAGCCCGAGGTGA